A genome region from Syntrophaceae bacterium includes the following:
- the murA gene encoding UDP-N-acetylglucosamine 1-carboxyvinyltransferase, with translation MDKFIIEGGKKLEGRVRISGSKNAALPVLVSSLLADGWSTYRNIPDLADIRTIKKLLANHGAQMEGEGETLRINGGNIANCEAPYDLVRTMRASVLVLGPLVARMGQARVSLPGGCAIGARPINLHLKALEAMGAEIDLREGYVEAKARRLRGARIYFDISTVGGTENIMMAAVLAKGTTRLENAAKEPEVVNLADALKAMGARIQGAGTDVITIEGVESLKPCEVSVIPDRIEAGTFLIAAAITGGDVVLEGCNPEHLEALILKLQEAGISVEAAEGGLRVRGAPEIQSVDVKTLPYPGFPTDLQAQMMALMAVSRGSSVITETIFENRFMHVAELRRLGANIAVEGHNAVVKGVKRLKGAPVMATDLRASASLVVAGLVAEGRTTLSRVYHIDRGYQAIEKKLTALGASIQRVKG, from the coding sequence TTGGACAAATTCATCATCGAAGGCGGGAAAAAGCTGGAGGGACGCGTGCGGATCAGCGGCTCGAAGAACGCCGCCCTGCCCGTCCTCGTGTCCTCGCTTCTCGCCGACGGCTGGAGCACCTACCGCAACATCCCCGACCTCGCCGATATCCGGACGATCAAGAAGCTCCTGGCCAACCACGGGGCACAGATGGAGGGCGAGGGCGAGACCCTGCGCATCAACGGTGGCAACATCGCCAACTGCGAGGCGCCCTACGACCTGGTGCGGACCATGCGCGCCTCCGTCCTCGTCCTCGGGCCGCTGGTCGCGCGGATGGGGCAGGCCAGGGTGTCGCTTCCCGGCGGCTGCGCCATCGGCGCCCGCCCGATCAACCTCCACCTCAAGGCCCTCGAGGCCATGGGGGCCGAGATCGATCTCAGGGAGGGCTACGTGGAGGCGAAGGCCAGGCGTCTCAGGGGGGCCCGGATCTACTTCGACATCTCCACCGTGGGGGGCACGGAGAACATCATGATGGCGGCGGTCCTCGCCAAGGGGACCACCCGGCTGGAGAACGCCGCCAAGGAGCCCGAGGTCGTCAACCTCGCCGATGCGCTCAAGGCCATGGGGGCGAGGATCCAGGGAGCGGGCACCGACGTGATCACCATCGAGGGCGTCGAGAGCCTCAAGCCCTGCGAGGTCAGCGTCATCCCCGACCGGATCGAGGCGGGGACCTTCCTCATCGCCGCGGCCATCACGGGAGGCGACGTCGTCCTCGAGGGCTGCAACCCGGAACACCTCGAAGCCCTCATCCTGAAGCTGCAGGAAGCGGGGATCTCCGTCGAGGCGGCCGAGGGCGGCCTCAGGGTCCGGGGCGCGCCGGAGATCCAGAGCGTCGATGTCAAGACCCTGCCCTACCCGGGGTTCCCCACGGACCTGCAGGCCCAGATGATGGCCCTGATGGCCGTCTCGCGGGGATCGAGCGTGATCACGGAGACCATCTTCGAGAACCGGTTCATGCACGTGGCGGAGCTTCGGCGCCTCGGGGCCAACATTGCCGTCGAGGGACACAACGCCGTCGTCAAGGGGGTCAAAAGGCTCAAGGGGGCACCCGTCATGGCGACGGACCTGCGGGCCTCGGCCTCGCTGGTCGTGGCGGGGCTCGTGGCGGAGGGCAGGACGACCCTGTCCCGCGTCTATCACATCGACCGGGGATACCAGGCGATCGAGAAGAAGCTCACCGCTCTCGGGGCGAGCATCCAAAGGGTCAAGGGATAA